The following are from one region of the Flavobacteriaceae bacterium UJ101 genome:
- a CDS encoding DNA replication and repair protein RecF (The RecF protein is involved in DNA metabolis; it is required for DNA replication and normal SOS inducibility. RecF binds preferentially to single-stranded, linear DNA. It also seems to bind ATP; Belongs to the RecF family.) — translation MFLKSLNIVNFKNFESSDFIFSDKINCLVGENGVGKTNVLDAIHYLSFCKSYFNLVDSQNINHDASFFMLEGVFDKNERKEEVYCGLKRGQKKIVKKNNKAYSRLSDHIGQYPLVIISPYDRDLITDGSDVRRKFMDNVIGQSDKNYLATLIAYNRILSQRNALLKYFAQNGRFDATSLAVYDEQLIEYGTQIHEKRKAFVREFLPVFLKHHQTISKGKEEVEIVYESHLNEKVFTEVLRDGLAKDKVLQYTSVGIHRDDLSFLIKTFPVKKFGSQGQQKSFTIALKLAQFDFIKEHLGVKPILLLDDVFDKLDENRVSQLVFMVNEDHFGQIFISDTHPERMKEIVDRIHGEHKIFQLK, via the coding sequence ATGTTTCTGAAATCACTTAATATCGTCAACTTTAAAAATTTTGAATCATCTGATTTTATCTTTTCTGATAAAATTAATTGTTTAGTAGGAGAGAATGGAGTAGGAAAAACCAATGTGTTGGATGCTATTCATTACTTAAGTTTTTGTAAAAGTTATTTTAATTTAGTTGATTCTCAAAATATTAATCATGATGCTTCCTTTTTTATGTTGGAAGGAGTTTTTGATAAAAATGAACGAAAAGAAGAAGTGTATTGTGGTTTGAAACGAGGGCAAAAGAAGATTGTTAAGAAAAATAATAAAGCATATTCAAGACTTTCAGATCATATAGGGCAGTACCCTTTGGTCATTATTTCACCTTATGATAGAGACCTTATTACAGATGGAAGTGATGTGAGACGAAAGTTTATGGATAATGTGATAGGACAATCGGATAAGAATTACTTAGCGACTTTAATAGCTTATAACCGTATACTTTCACAACGAAATGCATTATTGAAATATTTTGCGCAAAATGGTCGTTTTGATGCTACATCATTAGCTGTTTATGATGAACAATTAATCGAATATGGAACTCAAATTCATGAAAAGAGGAAAGCATTCGTGAGGGAATTTTTACCTGTGTTTTTAAAACATCATCAAACAATTTCAAAAGGGAAAGAAGAAGTTGAGATTGTATATGAATCGCATTTGAATGAGAAAGTGTTTACAGAGGTTTTAAGAGATGGTTTAGCAAAAGATAAAGTATTGCAATACACTTCGGTAGGAATCCATCGTGATGATTTGAGTTTTTTGATCAAAACATTCCCTGTGAAAAAGTTTGGTTCACAAGGACAACAAAAATCATTTACTATTGCATTAAAATTAGCACAATTTGATTTTATTAAGGAGCATTTAGGAGTAAAACCTATTTTATTGTTAGATGATGTTTTTGATAAGTTAGATGAAAATCGAGTATCACAATTGGTTTTTATGGTAAATGAAGATCATTTTGGACAAATTTTTATTTCCGATACACATCCTGAAAGAATGAAAGAAATTGTAGATCGAATTCATGGAGAACATAAAATTTTTCAATTAAAATGA
- the lpxK gene encoding tetraacyldisaccharide 4'-kinase (Transfers the gamma-phosphate of ATP to the 4'-position of a tetraacyldisaccharide 1-phosphate intermediate (termed DS-1- P) to form tetraacyldisaccharide 1,4'-bis-phosphate (lipid IVA); Belongs to the LpxK family.; KEGG: pdi:BDI_3942 tetraacyldisaccharide 4'-kinase), with the protein MYFRNLLYDKGIFKSTSFGIPIICIGNLSVGGTGKTPHTEYLVRLLKRNYHIAILSRGYGRKSKGYILSNEEATAETLGDEPLQFYSKFGEEIIVAVDENRVEGVQNLIRDVNPEIVLLDDAFQHRAIKAGFYILLTPYEDLFTDDYILPAGNLRESRKGVERANIVVVTKCPNELNLKNKNIIISNINSLSKVKVYFSSVEYDNKIYGVDELDLESIYGQKIVMVTGIANPKPMVEYLKDKVQIEEHLAFSDHYNFTEKEVSLIKEKAKDKLILTTEKDYMRLQQFEFLRENLYYLPIQIRMDKPNEFNQEIQQFINRF; encoded by the coding sequence ATGTATTTTAGGAATTTGTTATATGATAAGGGGATATTTAAATCGACTTCTTTTGGTATTCCAATCATCTGTATAGGAAACTTGAGTGTGGGAGGTACTGGAAAAACACCGCATACAGAATATTTGGTACGTTTATTAAAAAGAAATTATCATATTGCTATATTAAGTAGGGGTTATGGTAGAAAGAGTAAAGGGTATATTTTGAGTAACGAAGAAGCTACTGCTGAAACATTGGGAGATGAACCTTTACAATTTTATTCAAAATTTGGAGAAGAAATAATCGTAGCTGTTGATGAGAATAGAGTAGAAGGGGTACAAAATTTAATTCGAGATGTAAATCCAGAGATTGTTTTGTTGGATGATGCTTTTCAACATCGCGCTATTAAGGCAGGTTTTTATATTCTTTTAACACCTTATGAAGATTTATTTACGGATGATTACATTTTACCTGCAGGTAATTTGCGAGAGTCTAGAAAAGGGGTGGAACGAGCTAATATTGTAGTAGTGACAAAATGTCCGAATGAATTAAATTTAAAAAATAAAAATATAATAATCAGTAATATAAATAGTTTATCTAAAGTAAAAGTTTATTTCTCTTCTGTTGAGTATGATAATAAAATTTATGGTGTTGATGAATTGGATTTAGAATCTATTTATGGTCAAAAAATAGTAATGGTGACAGGGATAGCTAATCCAAAACCTATGGTTGAGTACTTAAAAGATAAAGTTCAAATTGAAGAACATTTGGCTTTTTCAGATCACTATAATTTTACTGAAAAAGAGGTATCTTTGATTAAAGAAAAAGCAAAAGATAAACTAATTCTTACAACTGAAAAAGATTATATGAGGTTACAACAATTTGAGTTCTTAAGAGAAAATTTATATTATTTGCCAATTCAGATTAGGATGGATAAACCGAATGAATTTAATCAAGAAATACAACAATTTATCAATCGTTTTTAA
- a CDS encoding protein LemA (Belongs to the LemA family.), producing the protein MKKIGCISVLAIVGLALAAIMWGVGIYNNMVGLKEPATSQWANVESAYQKRADLVPNLVNTVKGYAEHEKGTLTEVIEARANATKINIDASNLTPENIAAFQSAQSGLSSSLSKLLATFEAYPDLKANENFMALQAELSSVENEIKFERQKFNTKVQEYNTYIKKAPQNIVANFTNFLEMGYFKAEQGSEKAPKVEF; encoded by the coding sequence ATGAAAAAAATTGGATGTATTTCCGTTTTAGCAATTGTAGGACTTGCTCTAGCTGCAATCATGTGGGGAGTAGGAATTTACAACAATATGGTTGGTTTAAAAGAACCTGCTACATCACAATGGGCTAATGTTGAGTCTGCCTACCAAAAAAGAGCTGATTTAGTACCTAATTTGGTTAATACGGTAAAAGGATATGCTGAACACGAAAAAGGAACCCTTACCGAAGTAATTGAAGCCCGTGCTAATGCTACCAAGATTAATATTGATGCTTCAAATTTAACTCCTGAAAACATTGCAGCTTTCCAAAGTGCTCAATCAGGTTTAAGTTCTTCATTATCAAAATTATTAGCCACTTTTGAAGCTTATCCAGATTTGAAGGCAAATGAAAATTTCATGGCTTTACAAGCTGAATTAAGTAGTGTTGAAAACGAAATTAAGTTTGAAAGACAAAAATTTAACACAAAAGTTCAAGAATACAATACGTATATTAAAAAAGCTCCACAAAATATAGTGGCCAACTTTACCAACTTTCTTGAAATGGGTTATTTCAAAGCAGAACAAGGATCTGAGAAAGCCCCTAAAGTTGAATTTTAA
- a CDS encoding mechanosensitive channel MscK (Mechanosensitive channel that opens in response to membrane tension and specific ionic conditions. Requires high concentrations of external K(+), NH(4)(+), Rb(+) or Cs(+) to gate. May participate in the regulation of osmotic pressure changes within the cell, although it does not appear to have a major role in osmolarity regulation. Forms an ion channel of 1.0 nanosiemens conductance. The channel can remain active for between 30 seconds and over 3 minute; it does not desensitize upon extended pressure. Its activity is masked in wild-type cells by the MscS channel; Belongs to the MscS (TC 1.A.23) family.) translates to MKTPLSSIFLFISSFFLAQDQVKETVGDVSNNVSDALDKATDFISPTIILTVIVVLILIWGSIKTVDWLFDKLVNKFNRHRLKILRAQPVINILIWIIGINALIFTLFEPTAEKVYAGLASLSIALGFALQDILKNIFGGILIILDKPFQIGDRINIKGNYGEVVNIGLRNTQINTLDDNLVTIPNSTIISDNISNANAGALDCMVVVNLWLPININVEQVRKIAYEAAATSRFLNLDKPITILFFDHFHSNPSTNVKIKAYVLDTRYEKGFEGDVTEASKKAFRQAGIYDIKND, encoded by the coding sequence ATGAAAACACCATTATCCTCTATATTTTTATTTATTTCAAGCTTTTTTCTTGCTCAAGATCAAGTAAAAGAAACTGTTGGAGATGTTTCCAATAATGTAAGTGATGCCTTAGACAAGGCTACTGATTTTATTTCTCCTACTATTATTTTAACCGTTATAGTGGTTTTAATTTTAATTTGGGGTTCTATCAAAACAGTTGATTGGTTATTTGACAAATTGGTTAATAAATTTAATCGTCATCGTTTAAAAATTCTTCGTGCTCAACCGGTAATCAATATTTTAATATGGATTATCGGTATTAATGCTCTTATTTTTACACTATTTGAACCAACAGCAGAAAAAGTATATGCCGGTTTGGCTTCACTGTCTATAGCATTAGGTTTCGCCTTACAAGATATTCTTAAAAATATTTTTGGAGGAATTTTAATTATTTTAGACAAACCTTTTCAAATTGGAGATCGCATCAACATTAAAGGGAATTACGGAGAAGTAGTCAATATTGGTTTAAGAAACACTCAAATTAATACATTAGACGATAATTTGGTTACCATTCCTAATTCAACTATCATTAGCGATAATATTTCAAATGCAAATGCTGGAGCTTTAGACTGTATGGTTGTCGTCAACTTATGGTTGCCCATTAATATTAATGTTGAACAAGTAAGAAAAATTGCTTACGAAGCTGCAGCTACTTCTCGTTTTTTAAATTTAGACAAACCCATTACCATTCTATTTTTTGATCATTTTCATAGTAATCCTTCTACTAATGTTAAAATTAAAGCATATGTGTTGGACACTCGTTATGAAAAAGGATTTGAAGGAGATGTTACAGAAGCTTCTAAAAAAGCTTTCAGGCAAGCAGGCATCTACGATATTAAAAACGATTGA
- a CDS encoding protein-tyrosine-phosphatase (KEGG: sgu:SGLAU_19245 protein-tyrosine phosphatase): MNLIIEGAVSTKENKQTILNLLKHAATWLKDDGVDHWRVWLNPTEERLNWMEEGLNKGQFYLLYTTEKDLIGMYRLMYEDELYWGKTEDKAAYVHSLVVKNNFKGQGVGTKVLERIEKDLINKNFDFFRLDCNGENTKLCAYYEKAGFKKVGEIKMPHSLNFLYEKKLN, from the coding sequence ATGAATTTAATTATAGAGGGAGCAGTCAGTACAAAAGAAAATAAACAAACAATATTAAATTTATTAAAGCATGCAGCAACTTGGTTAAAAGACGATGGTGTAGATCATTGGCGTGTTTGGTTAAATCCTACAGAAGAACGATTAAATTGGATGGAAGAAGGGTTGAATAAAGGACAATTTTATTTATTGTATACTACGGAGAAGGATTTAATTGGAATGTACCGCTTAATGTATGAAGATGAATTGTATTGGGGGAAAACAGAAGATAAAGCAGCTTATGTACATTCTTTAGTAGTTAAAAATAATTTTAAGGGACAAGGAGTAGGAACAAAAGTTTTAGAAAGAATTGAAAAGGATTTAATAAATAAAAACTTTGATTTTTTTAGGTTAGATTGTAATGGAGAAAACACAAAACTTTGTGCTTACTATGAAAAGGCAGGATTTAAAAAGGTAGGAGAAATTAAAATGCCTCATTCACTTAATTTTTTGTATGAAAAGAAATTGAATTGA
- a CDS encoding glutathione peroxidase (Belongs to the glutathione peroxidase family.; KEGG: cput:CONPUDRAFT_80431 glutathione peroxidase) produces MIENQYQMNKILTLLIICSIIFSCKKNNTPVSNNSSSKITQTQPSSFYDLKTNDIHDTLFSFDLLKGKKVLIVNTASKCGYTKQYAALQKLYDQYKDHNFIIIGFPSNNFGGQEPGSNLEIQQFCQENYGVTFPMMTKIDVKGSNKNLVYKWLTNRKLNGKADVEVNWNFNKFFIDENGEWIQYFPSNVTPFAPEIIKLIES; encoded by the coding sequence TTGATTGAAAATCAATATCAAATGAACAAAATATTAACTCTATTAATTATTTGTAGTATCATTTTTTCTTGTAAAAAAAATAATACTCCTGTTTCAAATAATTCCTCTTCCAAAATAACTCAAACTCAACCAAGCTCATTTTATGACTTAAAAACAAATGATATTCATGATACTTTATTTTCTTTTGATCTATTAAAAGGTAAAAAAGTATTAATTGTTAATACAGCTTCAAAATGTGGATACACCAAACAATATGCAGCATTACAAAAACTATATGATCAATATAAGGACCATAATTTTATCATTATTGGTTTTCCTTCTAATAATTTTGGAGGACAAGAACCCGGTTCTAACTTAGAAATTCAACAGTTTTGTCAAGAAAACTATGGCGTTACTTTTCCAATGATGACTAAAATTGATGTTAAAGGATCAAATAAAAATCTTGTTTACAAATGGTTAACCAATCGAAAATTAAACGGTAAAGCAGATGTAGAAGTCAATTGGAATTTTAATAAATTTTTTATTGATGAAAATGGAGAATGGATTCAATATTTTCCTTCTAATGTAACACCTTTTGCCCCAGAAATCATCAAACTAATTGAATCATAA
- a CDS encoding alpha-amylase (Belongs to the glycosyl hydrolase 13 family.; KEGG: coc:Coch_0631 alpha-amylase), with translation MKRINLLTFSILLSIITTNCNDDTNEITTESTAIAPTKSSRTILNTGSKVMMQAFYWDVPAGGNWWNTVSQKIGDWEQAGIDAIWLPPASKAMNGATSMGYDPYDYFDLGKYDQKGSTETRFGSEDELRNLVANAHNHNIAVIADIVINHNSGADKQEDNIFTGTKTWTDFTEIASGKFTRTQYDFHPNDSHSNDTGVFGGFPDLCHHKSYVQDWLWRSDESVAKFYMNDIGFDGWRFDFVKGFEPWVVKEWLNHNGGFSVGELWDGNASTLESWANAANSTAFDFACYYAMDAAFDNNDLTKLNNDMLLKRNPFKAVTFVTNHDTDEIWNKMLAYAYILTHEGYPTIFYQDYEEWLDKERLNNLIWIHNNLAAGSTTNLWTDHDEYIAKRNGHAEKAGLIIYINNADYWQERWIQTNWNNTIIKDYTGHSNWQPTTQGNGWVKIQTPPKSYSVWSIK, from the coding sequence ATGAAAAGAATAAACTTACTTACTTTTTCTATTTTACTCAGTATCATAACAACTAATTGTAATGATGATACAAACGAAATAACAACTGAATCAACAGCTATAGCACCTACTAAAAGTTCAAGAACGATCTTGAATACTGGTAGTAAGGTTATGATGCAAGCTTTCTATTGGGATGTCCCTGCTGGTGGAAATTGGTGGAATACAGTCTCTCAAAAAATTGGAGATTGGGAACAAGCTGGTATCGATGCGATTTGGCTCCCTCCCGCTTCAAAAGCTATGAATGGAGCTACTTCTATGGGATATGATCCTTATGATTACTTCGATTTAGGAAAATATGATCAAAAGGGTTCTACCGAAACCCGCTTTGGCTCAGAAGACGAATTACGAAACTTAGTTGCCAATGCTCATAATCATAATATTGCTGTTATTGCAGACATTGTTATAAATCATAATTCTGGAGCAGATAAACAAGAAGATAATATTTTTACAGGTACTAAAACATGGACTGATTTTACTGAAATTGCTTCAGGTAAATTCACACGTACACAATATGATTTTCATCCAAATGATTCTCATTCAAATGATACGGGTGTTTTTGGAGGATTCCCAGATTTATGTCATCATAAAAGTTATGTTCAAGACTGGTTATGGCGTTCTGATGAATCGGTTGCAAAATTTTATATGAATGATATCGGTTTTGACGGATGGCGTTTTGACTTTGTAAAAGGATTTGAACCTTGGGTTGTAAAAGAATGGCTTAATCACAATGGTGGTTTCTCAGTAGGAGAATTATGGGATGGTAATGCCAGTACGCTAGAATCATGGGCAAATGCAGCCAATTCTACTGCTTTTGATTTTGCTTGTTATTATGCTATGGATGCTGCATTTGATAATAATGATCTTACAAAACTAAACAACGACATGCTCTTAAAACGAAACCCTTTTAAAGCTGTAACATTTGTGACCAATCATGACACAGATGAAATTTGGAATAAAATGTTAGCTTATGCCTATATTTTAACTCATGAAGGTTATCCTACTATCTTCTATCAAGACTATGAAGAATGGCTTGATAAAGAACGTTTAAACAACCTTATTTGGATCCATAATAATTTAGCAGCAGGATCTACAACAAACTTATGGACTGATCATGATGAATACATTGCAAAAAGAAACGGTCATGCTGAAAAAGCAGGGTTAATCATTTATATCAACAATGCTGATTATTGGCAAGAAAGATGGATTCAAACCAATTGGAATAACACTATAATAAAAGATTATACCGGACACTCAAACTGGCAACCAACAACACAAGGAAATGGATGGGTAAAAATTCAGACCCCCCCTAAAAGTTACTCAGTATGGTCAATTAAGTAA
- a CDS encoding GTP cyclohydrolase 1 type 2 like protein (Belongs to the GTP cyclohydrolase I type 2/NIF3 family.), whose amino-acid sequence MTVQDIANALEEIAPQPYAESFDNVGLLIGNSKQTVSKALLTLDCTEEVVEEAIQKKANLIITFHPIIFKGLKRITGKNYVERVVLKAIKHDISIYAIHTNLDFAWQGSNKKLCDILDLSDIKILIPKENTIKKLTFYVPIDSTEKVRDALFSIGAGSIGNYDHCSFNIEGMGSFKGNKESNPTLGKKEMLHFEKETAVNMTFPWYLEHRIVSTLKKVHPYEEVAYEITSLDNINQHIGIGMYGNLPKPMDEHEFLAFVKEKLPTDCIRHSKLTGKTIQKIAVLGGSGSFGLEQAKRVEADAYISGDFKYHEFFSSENQILICDIGHYESEQFIKSLLYDVLTKKFTNFAFALSEVNTNPVNYY is encoded by the coding sequence ATGACCGTACAAGATATTGCGAACGCTTTAGAAGAAATTGCTCCCCAACCCTACGCTGAAAGTTTTGACAATGTAGGATTACTAATAGGGAATAGTAAACAAACCGTTTCTAAAGCCTTGTTAACATTAGATTGTACTGAGGAAGTTGTAGAAGAGGCTATTCAAAAAAAAGCAAACCTTATTATAACCTTCCATCCTATCATTTTTAAAGGATTAAAACGTATTACAGGAAAAAATTATGTAGAACGTGTAGTTTTAAAGGCTATCAAACATGATATTTCTATCTATGCTATTCATACCAATCTCGATTTTGCATGGCAGGGAAGCAATAAAAAATTATGTGATATTTTAGACCTTTCTGATATTAAAATATTGATTCCTAAAGAAAATACAATTAAAAAACTCACTTTCTATGTTCCTATTGATTCAACTGAAAAAGTACGAGATGCTTTATTCTCTATTGGAGCTGGTTCTATTGGCAATTATGATCATTGTAGCTTCAACATTGAAGGAATGGGAAGTTTTAAAGGAAATAAAGAGAGTAATCCTACTTTAGGAAAAAAAGAAATGCTCCACTTTGAAAAAGAAACAGCTGTCAACATGACTTTTCCATGGTATTTAGAACATCGTATTGTTTCAACTTTAAAAAAAGTACATCCTTATGAAGAAGTTGCCTATGAAATCACATCATTAGATAATATTAACCAACATATTGGGATTGGTATGTATGGTAATTTACCTAAACCTATGGATGAACACGAGTTTTTAGCCTTTGTAAAAGAAAAATTACCTACAGATTGTATTCGACATTCTAAATTAACAGGAAAAACCATACAAAAAATAGCTGTTTTAGGTGGCTCTGGTAGCTTTGGATTGGAACAAGCTAAACGGGTTGAAGCAGATGCTTACATCTCAGGAGATTTTAAATATCATGAATTCTTTAGTTCTGAAAATCAAATTTTAATTTGTGATATTGGACATTATGAAAGTGAACAATTCATAAAATCACTTTTATATGATGTCCTTACAAAAAAATTTACTAATTTTGCATTCGCCTTATCTGAGGTAAATACTAATCCTGTCAATTATTATTAA
- the ribH|RIB4 gene encoding 6,7-dimethyl-8-ribityllumazine synthase (Catalyzes the formation of 6,7-dimethyl-8- ribityllumazine by condensation of 5-amino-6-(D- ribitylamino)uracil with 3,4-dihydroxy-2-butanone 4-phosphate. This is the penultimate step in the biosynthesis of riboflavin; Belongs to the DMRL synthase family.; KEGG: lan:Lacal_1866 6,7-dimethyl-8-ribityllumazine synthase): MATVNKNLSEYNSQNVPNADSLRFGIVVSEWNQHITGNLLKGAIQAFKENGAKDENITIWHVPGSYELIYGSNQMAKTQNVDAVLAIGSVIQGETKHFDFVCEAVSQGIKDINILTDTPAIFCLLTDHTEQQAIDRSGGKHGNKGVECAIAAIQMADLKKKLGH; encoded by the coding sequence ATGGCTACAGTAAATAAAAATTTATCTGAATACAACAGCCAAAACGTACCAAATGCCGATTCTTTACGATTCGGCATTGTTGTTTCAGAGTGGAATCAGCACATTACAGGCAACTTATTAAAAGGAGCTATACAAGCATTCAAAGAAAACGGTGCTAAGGACGAAAACATTACGATTTGGCATGTTCCAGGTAGTTATGAATTAATTTATGGAAGTAATCAAATGGCTAAGACACAAAATGTAGATGCTGTTTTAGCTATCGGAAGTGTAATACAAGGTGAAACTAAGCATTTTGACTTTGTTTGCGAAGCTGTTTCTCAAGGAATTAAAGACATTAATATTCTAACCGACACTCCTGCTATTTTTTGTCTTCTAACCGATCATACAGAACAACAAGCTATAGATCGTTCGGGAGGAAAACATGGAAACAAAGGTGTTGAATGTGCTATTGCAGCTATACAAATGGCTGATTTAAAGAAAAAATTGGGACATTAA
- a CDS encoding UPF0603 protein YgcG (Belongs to the UPF0603 family.) — MNFPMKLVKANYILLFLFSFFIAFGQVPKKPEGKIYPVNDYANLLTDREEQLLNTKLINHFNNTSTEILIVTLNSLEGANENMVAAQIGEDWKIGEKEKDNGIVILVSKGDRKIAIQNGYGTNIYLTATRAKQIISNDITPYFKQNNFYGGLDKGTDAIFQVLQGKYNDRPKQQEDITISPIVIFLIIFILIIIISRFGGKDGGGRGGNGGRRYRRPVSPIDIILTGSGRSSWGGSGGFGGGSGGFGGFGGGGSFGGGGASGGW; from the coding sequence ATGAACTTCCCGATGAAATTAGTAAAGGCTAATTATATACTCTTATTTCTTTTTAGTTTCTTTATCGCTTTTGGACAAGTTCCTAAAAAGCCTGAAGGGAAAATTTATCCTGTTAATGATTACGCTAATTTATTAACTGATCGTGAAGAACAATTATTGAATACTAAATTGATTAATCATTTTAATAACACCTCTACTGAAATCTTAATTGTAACCCTTAATAGCTTAGAAGGTGCCAATGAAAACATGGTAGCAGCTCAAATTGGGGAAGATTGGAAAATTGGGGAAAAAGAAAAAGATAACGGGATTGTTATTTTAGTTAGTAAAGGGGATCGTAAAATTGCCATTCAAAATGGTTATGGAACCAATATTTATTTAACCGCAACTCGTGCTAAACAAATCATTTCTAATGACATTACACCTTATTTTAAGCAAAATAATTTCTATGGAGGCTTAGACAAAGGTACCGATGCTATTTTCCAAGTTCTCCAGGGAAAATACAATGATCGTCCTAAACAACAAGAAGATATTACCATCTCCCCTATTGTAATCTTTTTAATCATCTTTATTTTAATCATTATTATTTCTCGATTTGGAGGTAAAGATGGAGGTGGCCGAGGAGGCAATGGAGGAAGACGTTATAGAAGACCTGTAAGCCCAATTGATATTATTCTAACAGGATCCGGAAGAAGCTCTTGGGGAGGTTCTGGTGGCTTCGGTGGTGGTAGCGGAGGCTTCGGAGGTTTTGGTGGTGGCGGAAGCTTTGGAGGTGGTGGTGCCAGTGGTGGCTGGTAG